Proteins from one Aspergillus nidulans FGSC A4 chromosome VIII genomic window:
- a CDS encoding uncharacterized protein (transcript_id=CADANIAT00002337): MSTPSADSGSPKAAETLDIERQGAPVPAHYVKPKTLGAGSALALGAFGTTLTTLSLALMEWRSVKTTNAFVANFFFIAAFGLVVTAQWELSIGNGFAYTVFSAFGLFYAGYGALLTPAFGVAQAYGGIDTVEYNNAVGFFMILWTVFVFTFLIASLPSNIAYILVFLFVDLGFLTVAASYFALADGHAESAIALQKAGGAFCFVAGLIGWYIVFHLLLQDSLLDLPLGDTSRFFGKRKEKGV, from the exons ATGTCGACGCCGAGTGCCGACTCTGGCAGCCCTAAGGCCGCTGAGACACTTGACATTGAGCGCCAGGGGGCTCCAGTGCCAGCGCACTACGTAAAACCAAAGACACTTGGTGCCGGT TCAGCTCTGGCCCTCGGCGCCTTCGGTACAACCTTGACGACCCTTTCACTAGCCCTGATGGAATGGCGCAGCGTCAAAACGACGAACGCCTTTGTCGCgaactttttcttcatcgccgcCTTCGGACTGGTGGTTACTGCGCAGTGGGAGCTGAGTATCGGAAATGGGTTCGCGTACACGGTGTTCAGCGCATTTG GTCTCTTCTACGCCGGCTACGGCGCCCTCCTAACACCCGCGTTTGGGGTGGCGCAAGCCTACGGGGGCATAGATACAGTGGAGTACAATAACGccgttggcttcttcatgatcTTGTGGACCGTGTTCGTGTTTACTTTCCTAATTGCTTCGCTGCCGAGCAACATTGCATACATTCTGGTGTTCCTCTTTGTCGATCTGGGGTTCTTGACAGTCGCTGCAAGTTACTTTGCTCTGGCTGACGGGCATGCTGAGTCGGCGATTGCCTTGCAAAAGGCCGGGGGTGCGTTCTGCTTCGTGGCGGGTCTAATCGGGTGGTACATTGTCTTTCatttgctgctgcaggactCGCTGCTGGATTTGCCGTTGGGAGATACGAGTAGGTTCTTTGGGaaaaggaaggagaagggcgtgTAG
- a CDS encoding DUF3602 domain-containing protein (transcript_id=CADANIAT00002338) produces the protein MTRNISHGRGGAGNIFSSEAPKTTPQDLVTPTIKQEVFTTGRGGSGNMMHNDPDRPELARESQDVEAPPIRVQEAPHHTGRGGVANQYIPSAEEEKKAREEEEQLRRVITSRSMREPRDIEEGNAKAEGSQSN, from the exons ATGACACGAAATATCTCCCacggccgcggcggcgctg GAAATATCTTCTCGAGCGAAGCCCCGAAGACTACCCCGCAGGACCTTGTCACCCCAACCATCAAGCAAGAAGTCTTCACAACCGGCCGCGGTGGCTCTGGAAACATGATGCACAACGATCCCGATCGTCCCGAACTTGCGCGTGAAAGCCAGGACGTCGAGGCCCCGCCAATTCGCGTCCAGGAAGCTCCGCATCATACCGGCCGTG GTGGCGTTGCCAATCAGTACATTCCCAGcgcagaggaagagaagaaagctcgcgaggaggaggagcaattGCGTCGGGTCATCACTTCAAGGTCAATGCGGGAGCCCCGAGATATCGAGGAGGGGAATGCGAAGGCTGAGGGCTCACAGTCGAACTGA
- a CDS encoding uncharacterized protein (transcript_id=CADANIAT00002339), producing MPSRRSYRASSRHACLECRGRRIKCGKEHPQCSFCISRNLGCEYLHRASSLPWPRVKSRSSTPSLSPVKSSPSVVDPALLVQYQDIMEPSVPGSLDKELNIQDLELMMQWCTTTYRSVSRNSTVENIWQAVVPREAMRHPFLMHGILALSALHLAVTSDGGLREQYIRISKEHQNQAALGLESIAGKLKQHHSNAAFTLSNIMIIFSFALPEIMGQSIGHHPVNELYELFLSTRKSRDVLYNHWGVTGELKPLLQCDKAQPKMPDTSRLAIMSLNQLNANLARQDPHHDKDTYDATIKQLSCSLDKVSRGGETMIVAFQWIFQVPEKYIELFRKRDSFALVILAHYAVILHFLRRHWWMGEWGLRLIREIGQHLDANWRNSITWVLDATGYYIPPV from the exons ATGCCATCCCGGCGGAGCTACAGGGCCAGTTCTCGGCATGCCTGTCTGGAGTGCAGAGGCCGGCGAATCAAG TGCGGAAAAGAACATCCTCAGTGCTCCTTCTGCATCAGTCGTAATCTGGGATGCGAGTATCTACATCGCGCCTCCTCGCTGCCATGGCCCCGAGTCAAATCCCGTTCCTCCACGCCGTCCCTCTCTCCGGTGAAATCCTCGCCCTCTGTTGTCGACCCCGCGTTATTAGTCCAATACCAAGATATCATGGAGCCTTCCGTTCCCGGGTCCCTGGACAAGGAGCTCAATATCCAGGATCTTGAATTGATGATGCAATGGTGTACTACGACATATCGTTCCGTTTCCCGAAACAGTACCGTCGAGAATATCTGGCAGGCTGTCGTTCCTCGGGAGGCCATGCGCCATCCATTCCTGATGCATGGAATTTTGGCGCTCTCTGCCCTCCATCTTGCGGTTACCAGTGACGGCGGTTTGAGAGAACAGTACATCCGAATATCGAAAGAGCATCAGAATCAAGCCGCGCTCGGTCTGGAGAGCATAGCAGGGAAGCTGAAACAGCATCACTCGAATGCAGCCTTTACTCTGTCAAATATTATGATTATATTctcttttgctcttccaGAAATTATGGGACAGAGTATAGGACATCATCCCGTGAACGAACTCTACGAACTTTTTCTGTCAACAAGGAAGTCGAGAGACGTGCTATATAATCATTGGGGGGTGACCGGAGAGCTCAAGCCATTGCTTCAGTGTGACAAGGCGCAGCCAAAAATGCCTGATACCTCCCGGCTGGCTATCATGTCTCTCAACCAGTTGAACGCAAATCTGGCTCGCCAGGATCCCCATCATGATAAAGACACATACGATGCCACAATAAAACAGCTGAGTTGTTCGCTAGACAAGGTGTCAAGGGGCGGCGAGACCATGATCGTCGCCTTTCAGTGGATTTTCCAGGTGCCGGAGAAGTACATAGAGCTTTTTCGGAAACGCGACTCATTCGCTCTCGTGATACTTGCCCATTACGCCGTGATCCTCCATTTCTTAAGGCGGCATTGGTGGATGGGTGAATGGGGCCTCCGACTCATTCGGGAAATAGGCCAACATTTAGATGCCAATTGGAGAAACTCCATCACCTGGGTGCTCGATGCCACGGGCTACTACATCCCTCCAGTCTGA
- the velB gene encoding protein velB (transcript_id=CADANIAT00002340) gives MYAVEDRAHSGHHPPPLSMDRIPPPSTMYPSSAGPSAMVSPAGQPEPESLSTVHDGRIWSLQVVQQPIRARMCGFGDKDRRPITPPPCIRLIVKDAQTQKEVDINSLDSSFYVVMADLWNADGTHEVNLVKHSATSPSISTAMSSSYPPPPHPTSSDYPASYQTNPYGQPVGQPVGQPVGYAGVGNYYGGSTQLQYQNAYPNPQAQYYQPMYGGMAQPQMPAAQPVTPGPGGMFTRNLIGCLSASAYRLYDTEDKIGVWFVLQDLSVRTEGIFRLKFSFVNVGKSVSDLPQSDIAEVINKGTAPILASTFSEPFQVFSAKKFPGVIESTPLSKVFANQGIKIPIRKDGVKGQGSRGRHSDEDDGLDNEY, from the exons ATGTACGCTGTTGAGGATAGGGCGCATTCCGGGCATCACCCACCGCCGCTTTCGATGGACCGTATCCCACCCCCGTCTACTATGTATCCGAGCTCTGCAGGCCCCAGTGCTATGGTTTCGCCAGCTGGTCAGCCGGAACCAGAGTCGCTTTCGACAGTGCATGACGGTCGTATCTGGTCCTTGCAAGTCGTGCAACAGCCGATTCGCGCGCGGATGTGCGGCTTTGGCGATAAG GACCGAAGGCCAATCACACCCCCTCCGTGTATCCGTCTAATCGTAAAAGATGCGCAGACGCAGAAAGAAGTAGATATCAA TTCGCTAGACAGCTCATTCTACGTCGTCATGGCCGATTTATGGAACGCGGACGGTACACATGAAGTAAATCTTGTGAAGCACTCGGCTACATCCCCTTCGATATCCACGGCCATGTCTTCATCGTatccaccaccgccgcatCCCACATCCTCGGATTACCCGGCATCCTATCAGACAAATCCATACGGCCAGCCTGTTGGGCAGCCTGTTGGGCAGCCTGTTGGATACGCGGGAGTAGGCAACTACTATGGCGGCAGCACCCAACTTCAATACCAGAACGCTTATCCTAATCCCCAAGCCCAGTACTACCAACCGATGTATGGAGGCATGGCGCAACCCCAGATGCCTGCTGCTCAGCCAGTTACTCCAGGGCCTGGAGGCATGTTCACGCGCAATCTTATCGGTTGCTTGAGTGCCAGTGCATACCGGCTGTATGATACAGAGGACAAGATTGGTGTATGGTTCGTCTTGCAAGATCTTAGTGTGCGAACAGAAGGAATCTTCCG TCTGAAATTCAGTTTTGTCAACGTCGGCAAATCCGTTAGCGACCTCCCACAATCGGATATTGCGGAGGTGATCAACAAAGGCACTGCGCCGATCCTTGCCAGCACTTTTTCGGAGCCCTTCCAAGTCTTTTCAGCGAAGAAGTTCCCTGGTGTGATTGAAAGCACGCCCCTCAGCAAAGTCTTTGCGAACCAAGGAATCAAGATCCCCATCCGTAAGGATGGTGTCAAAGGTCAAGGCTCCCGTGGGCGCcacagcgacgaggacgatggtCTGGATAACGAATACTAA